Proteins from a single region of Numenius arquata chromosome Z, bNumArq3.hap1.1, whole genome shotgun sequence:
- the GALT gene encoding galactose-1-phosphate uridylyltransferase, giving the protein MEAAPAGKEEEEEEEEEEGSRFRASEHQHARYNPLRDDWVLVSAHRVKRPWQGQLEKPPPEDVPRWDPNNPLCPGATRANGEVNPQYEGTFVFPNDFPALQPDAPEPGDSDHPLFQAAAARGVCKVMCFHPWSDLTLPLMSLAEIRAVIDAWSELAAELGASYPWVQIFENKGAMMGCSNPHPHCQVWASSFLPNEACLEDRTQRQHLSQHGVPMLLEYAEQEARRKERLVVENADWIVVVPYWATWPYQTLLLPRRHVCRLQDLRDGERDSLASIMQRLLIKYDNLFEISFPYSMGWHGAPTGPYLEEDCGHWQLHAHYYPPLLRSATVRKFMVGYEMLAQAQRDLTPEQAAERLRSLPEVHYKQRSKEM; this is encoded by the exons ATGGAGGCAGCGCCGgcggggaaggaggaagaggaggaagaggaggaggaggagggaagccgCTTCCGCGCCAGCG AGCACCAGCACGCTCGCTACAACCCGCTGCGGGACGACTGGGTGCTGGTGTCGGCCCACCGGGTGAAGCGGCCCTGGCAGGGACAGCTGGAGAAGCCGCCCCCCGAGGATGTGCCCCGCTGGGACCCCAACAACCCCCTCTGCCCCGGGGCCACCCGGGCCAACGGCGAG GTGAACCCCCAGTACGAGGGCACCTTTGTCTTCCCAAATGACTTCCCCGCGCTGCAGCCTGATGCTCCCGAGCCTG GTGACAGCGATCACCCCTTGTTTCAAGCTGCAGCAGCCCGGGGTGTGTG CAAGGTGATGTGCTTCCACCCCTGGTCAGACCTGACGTTGCCCCTCATGTCCCTGGCTGAGATCCGGGCTGTCATCGATGCGTGGTCAGAGCTGGCAGCCGAGCTGGGTGCTTCCTACCCCTGGGTGCAG ATCTTCGAGAACAAGGGAGCGATGATGGGCTGCTCCAACCCGCACCCCCACTGCCAG GTGTGGGCCAGCAGCTTCCTCCCGAACGAGGCGTGCCTGGAGGACCGGACCCAGCGGCAGCACCTGAGCCAGCACGGCGTGCCCATGCTGCTGGAGTACGCCGAGCAAGAGGCTCGCCGGAAG GAGCGGCTGGTGGTGGAGAACGCGGACTGGATAGTCGTGGTGCCCTACTGGGCCACCTGGCCCTACCAGACCCTGCTGCTGCCCCGCCGCCACGTCTGCCGCCTCCAGGACCTCCGTGACGGCGAGAGGGACA GCCTGGCCTCCATCATGCAGAGGCTGCTCATCAAGTACGACAACCTCTTTGAAATCTCCTTCCCCTACTCCATGGGCTGGCATG GAGCCCCCACGGGCCCCTACCTGGAGGAGGACTGCGGGCACTGGCAGCTCCATGCCCACTACTACCCCCCACTGCTTCGCTCCGCCACCGTCCGCAAGTTCATGGTGGGCTACGAGATGCTGGCGCAGGCGCAGCGGgacctcaccccagagcag GCAGCTGAGCGCCTGAGGAGCCTCCCAGAGGTGCATTACAAGCAGAGGTCCAAGGAAAtgtga